The nucleotide sequence AATAACTAACTCAAACCCTTACCGTGACATCAGAGAAACCGACAAAGTTATCAAGCTCCCCAAAATGAGCCTGGACAGGCGCCTTGGCTTGCGCCGGATCCGCAAGCTCGGAGGAAGGAGTGCCATAGAAGCCAACAACAGTGTCAACCTCAGGAACCAAAACAGAGCTAGCTATAGCTAATGCACCTCCCATACACATCCCAGTCACACCAACCTTCTTGGATCCATTAGCTTTAAGCCAGTTAACAGAAGCGCGGATGTCTTTAACAGCTCCTTGCCAGTCAAGTCCATCCATAAGATGCTGCGCCTCCGCAGTATCAAGCCCAACCTTTCCTCGATACAAGCTACACGATGATGAGAAGAAGAGACTCAAGTTTGTATTTATACATATGGTTTAGTAAAAGTAAGCTAAACCAACGGTTAAGCAAAATGAAACATAACCAAAGTACAATCTAATTAAACCGGGTATTGGAATACATATGAACTCACTCGGGTATGAGAGCTTTGAAGCCAGTGTCGAGTTTCGAGATTTTGACGGCGTGGTTCTTGATCTCGAAGTCAACACCCCACCATTCTTGAATCACGACGATTCCAGGTGCGTCGTCTTTTCCGACCACATACGCATCAAATGTCTGAACAACATATCACATAAAGGATACGatcagaccaaaaaaaaaaaagctcatggaaagagagagagagaagaggagaagcttACGGTGTCGTCTCTTTGGATTTGGATTTTCTTGAAAGCGGAATCGGCCATTGATCTGATTGATGAACGATAAAACGAAGGAATCGAAGATCTACGGAGAGACGAAGAGAcgaagaggaggagaagaagaatctggaagatgaagatgatacACTAACTTTTCAGGGTCAGCCCAAAAGGCCTCGTAATGGGTATTATGAATATATGGGCCCATAATGATTTTATGGGCCTTTAGGTCCAGTTGATTATAATgtcattttttcttcaaaaataaatcCATGAAGATAAATACGTTGATGATACTAGCCGTGTATATGATGGATTCGTGAGTGTAAAGAAATGGATGGTGGACATCACCTCCTAATCTACGGACTTGTCTCTTCTGTGTTTTGGATTGTATCAGTTtgtctattttaattttactcCCAATTATAAGGTGAAGTCCACATGAATACAAAGTTTTATCATTGTATGCGTTTTAACAATCACAGCTTATTGGATTTCGTTTTTGGACATTCTTGGTTTCTTGATTGTACGAAACTGACCCAATAATCAGGGCCAGTCGTGAGTTTTGCATTAAGGAGTCCATGTGACGGCTCCACGGACCACCATCTTACACCAATAGTTCCAAATCTTCACGCAAACAAACCCTCAACGATGTGACGCCTCTTCTTGTTTTCTTGTGTCCACATCATTAATGTTATATTCTGATTTGTCTGATTCTTGCTAAATCATTCAACCATTAAATCTagacctacaaaaaaaaaatctcagaaAACATCATAAGAAAATCTCATTATACAGcataaaaatcacaaaataacaTGTGTTAGATagcagaaaaaaaattaaattacttgCCAATAATAACTCTAATGTAAACAAATACTTTAactaaaatatttgttatcCCAAACCCTAATTCTTTAACCTTCACAACGAAACCATTATccctaaaaactaaaacttaaaTTAGGGTGTCTAATAGATGGTTAATCTAACTATCTAAGTCATATTATAGAAGCAGAGAAGTGAGATCAGAGCATGTGTCGAAGGACAAAGCCGCTAAACAAATCCGGAAAAATGAGAGTCCATCACGTATGTGTTTGTGTTTCCATTCCTAAACCGCCCATGATGGAACCATTACTTGTCGTTAAACTTCGTTTTCTTactaataaattttcaaaattcaattgattttttcttttgttacaatgataataacaacCATTACGTGACTTCATTTTCTTTCTGCGACAACTACTCATCCATTATTCAATCACCACAAAATCAAACGGAATAAAAAGACAACTTTATCGTCATCCTAATCTGAATCTGACCACACAAAAAAACCACAAAGATATACGCTTCTTTCAGAAGTTcataacttaattatatatactgttTTATTTATGAATTGGTTATTTATATGACATGACTCACACCACACAAAGGGTTCACTAAATCTCGATGATAGTAACGACTAGTTTTTGCTTTGTCCATTTTCTGTTAatagttttaacaaaaaaatccacTCAAGTTAACCTGATCTTCTCATgcacaactcttttttttttctgttgtatGTACATAGTTAAGCTAGTATATATAACGCACTACTTTACTCTAATCCTTTAGAAACATATCCAAAAAAACGCAAGAAGTTAAAGCTCATAAGAAGGCTCCTCCCATGGCGGATAAAAGTTCTTCACTTCCTCCTCTTTGCGAAAGGATCTCATACAAAAGCCGTTCTCTAAGAGCTGTGGATCTCACGATTCTCGGgcttctcttttctcttctatTGTATCGAATTCGACATATGAGCCAAAACGACACCGTTTGGGTCGTGGCTTTCCTATGTGAATGTTGTTTCACTTTCATATGGCTGCTTATTACTTGCACAAAATGGAGTCCTGCTGAACATAAACCATATCTAGATAGACTTGATGAAAGGTACCGTTTTACTTATACCTGcaaacaattatatatataacaagcaTATCATCATATCATCTTAGTATATTTgcatatcattttaattttaaagggCATGTCAAAgccgttctattttttttcttaacttgaGTTTATCATGTCTGGTATAAAACACAAAATTACGCGACTGATGAACGTGAGAAGCCTTTAAAAGAAATACATAAACGTgagagaaatttttttgaacGTAAGAGAATTAtgagatttgttttttctttttgtattgtGAATAGATTGGTTATTTTCTATAACTATATTAGGTCACACATAATTCTATTCATTATTGAATGAAAGTATTTTAACAATTCCAACCTCATGTCATAAATTCCTATACATTATATACACCCGtaaaacattatatttatatacatatacatttaagtttatagaatataaaattattagaattgGGATTAGTACATGTTAGGTCAAACAAcatatttgtttagtttttagaaTGGCTCTCTTTTAATACTacaaatcacaaatcaaatattttattcaaatttatgtACTATTAAAGCGTATatcattttttctaaaaatatatcagCAGAATTATATAGGTTTTTATAGGGCAAACCATTATCTAATCAGTGGATTAATGATGGCTTTTGAGTTTGTACCAAATTTTATCAGATTTTAGTTATCACGTTTTAACTAAATCCAAACCGGATTATACATAGATCACTGAAATTACCTATTTGACTAATGGGCTGGGTCGTGTACAATAACACtgataaaaattattaacaaccaaaaaaatctataataagtAAATCTTATGTCTCATCAgctcaaaaattttaatttttataaaatatacacCAAATATGAAGATGACTTTGAAAAGAAAAGTGTCcataaaaatctcaaataaactaattgataaattatataattttaaacaataaatcattttcttttctgATATAATACAACTTTGTAACTTATTAATGTACATCAAAACCatgatattaatttatatctAACATtgttattatagaaaaaaaaccgtcaaaatctagtaatcttattatatttgtatatagttCTAGGGTTGTAATTAACTCCTACCATGCTCTAATTTTACTTTTGATCGTATAGTGAACATTTCCACAACAAAGCTGTAATGAAATAAcctaataattatttatatcagGGTTCATGAGCTTCCATCGGTAGATATGTTCGTAACCACGGCGGATCCGGTTCGCGAGCCACCGATTCTTGTCGTGAACACCGTGCTTTCGCTGTTAGCTGTGAATTATCCGGCGAATAAACTAGCATGTTATGTTTCAGACGATGGATGCTCAGCTCTCACTTACTTCTCTCTCAAGGAAGCTTCTAAGTTCGCCAAGATTTGGGTTCCTTTCTGCAAGAAATACAACGTTAGAGTTAGAGCtccttttagatattttttgaaCCCTGTAGACGCAAAAGAGGATTCAGAATTCAGTAGGGATTGGGAAATGACAAAGGTAACTAAAGAGCCATGCTATGTTTTTATGTGTACTTTAACTTCTCATGTTTTACCTTTCTTGAAATTATATCTTTGTTGTTGTAACAATATATAGAGGGAGTACGAGAAGTTAGTGCAGAAAGTGGAAGACGCCACCGGAAATT is from Brassica napus cultivar Da-Ae chromosome A4, Da-Ae, whole genome shotgun sequence and encodes:
- the LOC106447086 gene encoding protein usf, coding for MADSAFKKIQIQRDDTTFDAYVVGKDDAPGIVVIQEWWGVDFEIKNHAVKISKLDTGFKALIPDLYRGKVGLDTAEAQHLMDGLDWQGAVKDIRASVNWLKANGSKKVGVTGMCMGGALAIASSVLVPEVDTVVGFYGTPSSELADPAQAKAPVQAHFGELDNFVGFSDVTAAKSLEEKLKASGVAHEVHIYEGNGHAFLNRSPEGVSRRKSMGLSDEDEAAVELAWSRFTSWMKRYLA